CCTGCCCCTCGCCGTCCGGAAACTGGATAGCCACGGGGTTGGTCCGCAATTTTTGGACCATGGAATCGAGTACCCTCGTGAAGTCCGCGCCCAGCCGATCCATCTTGTTGACGAAGGCGAGTTTGGGCACATGATAGGACTCGGACTGCCGCCAGACCGTTTCGGACTGAGGCTCCACGCCGCTGACCCCGCAGAACACGCCCACGGCTCCGTCGAGCACACGCAGGGATCGCTCCACCTCGATGGTGAAATCCACATGGCCCGGCGTGTCGATGATATTGATCATGCACGGGTCCCACTGACAGGAGGTCACGGCCGAGGTGATGGTGATGCCGCGCTCCTGTTCCTCGGGCATATAGTCCATGGTGGCCGTGCCTTCATGGACCTCCCCGATACGATGTATTTTCCCGGAATAATAAAGAATTCTCTCGGTCAATGTGGTCTTTCCGGCATCAATGTGCGCGATGATGCCGATATTGCGGAGGTTGCCGAGAACCTTCGCCGAAGGGGCGTTGCTCTTGCTCACGATCAGTCTCCGATGGTCCAGGCGGTGCGATGGAAAAGGAAAAAATCGGATTGCAGTTCGGGCCAGACCCAACACCCTTCCTGGCCGGGTCCCAGAACCAGCCGGGCACGGTCGAGGGTCTCGCCGACACGGTCGGCCGGGGCGTAGGCCACGTCGCGAACCGCATCCAGAAAAGCCGAAAAAGAATCCCCGCCGCGCGTGAAGCCGTCGGGCAGGGGCACGTCCGCCCCGAACACGGTGAATGCGGTGTCGGGATGGATAAAGGCCAGAGCGTCGAGGTCGAAGGTCGCGTCATCGTCCAGAAACAGGACGGCGTTACGCCCGAAGACCGGCCGGTACACGGCCAGCCCGGCCCGTTCGGGACAGGCCGCCGGGTCGGCGGTCAGGTCGATTACCGCCCCACTCGCACCAGCCTCGGCCAGGCGATCCAGCAACTCGGCCAGCCCGTTGCGGTCAAGATCGGCCACCAATTCCTGTCCGGCCAATTCCATGGCCGTAAGCAGGCCAGGCGCCCACGCCTCTTCGACGTCCAGGCGGACCGCCAGGATCCGTCGCACGCCGCAGGCCACGGCGGGCACCAGGGAGGCCAGCAACCGGGCCGGGGAAGTCAGGGTCCCGTCAAACAGGACCAAGGCGAAATCCACGGGAGCGAACCGGCTGACCGAATCGAACCCGCCCCGCCAGCGCGTCGCAACTTCGCGGGCCGCGTCCTTGCGCGGGCCATACCAGTCGTACAGCCGGGCGATGCAGGTCTTCATCAGGGCGCGCTCCCCGTCCGTGGAAATCCCGTAGGCGTCCGCGAACAAGGCATCGTCCACCAGGGACTCGCCAATCAGATCGGGAAGAGACAGTTCCGATTCACGCATGGGACAGGCCGACGGATGAAGGGTTGAGCGGCATCTAGAGCCACTGCTTGAGCCAGCGCTTCCAACTCCCCTGGATACGCGCCCGCTCGTCCTCGGACAGGGTCTTCTGGTATTCGAAATAGGAATATTCGGCCCGTTTTATGGCGTAGTCGCGCAAGTCGGGAATGTCCGAAAAATTCTCCACCACATACTGATAGCGGTGCCACGCCGGACCGAACTGGTCCGTGCGCCAAAAGAAGTCGGCCACGAAGATCTCGTGCTCCGCCAGAATGCGGCGGCTCTTGAGAATCATCTTCTTGCCCGCTTCGGCGTACTGGGACTTGGGGTAGGTTTCCACCAGCCGGTAGAGGTACTCCAGGCCTTCTTTGATGTTTTCCTGCCGCCGGTCGATGGTCCGGAACATGGACACATCCGTGTTGGCGATCTGGTAAAGGACGTAGGGGATGTTCTCGTTGCTCGGATGCAGCGCCTCGAACTCCTTGTATGCATCCAGGGCGTGCACGTAATCCTCGTCAAGGAAATAGGCATCGCCCAACGCCAGCTCGCCCTTGAGAGAGAACGGGCTGAACGGGAAACGATCCTTGAGTTTCGAGAAGTATTCCTGGGCGTCCCCGTAGTCCTTCTCGTCCATGGCCGCCATGCCCGCCTCGTACAGCTCCTGGGCCGTATCCTCGGGCGGAGGCAGAAAATAGCTGTCGATCCAGATGCACCCCGAAAGGGACAAGAGGACGACCATAAGGACGGGGGCCAATATTCGACGCATGGGGACTCCTAGTCCAGTTGCTCAAGATAGGAAAAGGCGGCGGTGGCGGCGGTCGCCCCGTCGCCCACGGCGGAAGCCACCTGACGGCACATCTTCGCCCGGATGTCGCCGGCGGCGAAGATGCCCGGCACGTTGGTGCGCATCTCGACATCGGTGATCACGCCGTTGCGCTCCATCTCGATATCCCCGGGTACGAAGTCGATGATCGGCTCGAACCCGATGAAGATGAAGACGCCGTCGAGTTCGAGCCTGGACTGTTCGCCGCTCTCGACATTACGCAGGGCCAGGGACTCCACGTCGCTCTCACCCAGGATCTCCTCCACCACGGTATTGCGGATGATCTCGATCTTCTGGTTGGTGAAGCACTTATCCTGATAGCAGACCTGGCCACGGAAGTCCTGCCGCCGGTGAATCAGATAGACCTTGTTCACTAGGCGGGACAGGTACAGGGCCTCTTCGAGGGCGGAGTTGCCGCCGCCGACGACGGCCACATTCCGGCCTCGAAAAAAGTTGCCGTCACACAGGGCGCAATAGGAGACGCCCCGCCCGATCAGGCGGTCCTCGCCGGGCACGCCGAGCTTGCGGTAGCGGGAGCCGGTGGCCAGAACCACGGCCTTGCCCCGAATCTCCTGGTCGCCCACCGTGACGGTGTGCCAGGGCGCACCGACCTTGATGGAGCGGACCTCGTCGTTGATCCGGTGCAGATCGTAATCCTCAAGGTGGTCGGCGAATTTGTCCGCCAATTCCCACCCCTGGAGCCCCTTGGGAAAACCGGGATAATTCTCGATCTCCGAGGTCATCAGAACCTGCCCGCCGGGGGACAGTTTCTCGACCATGGCGGTTTTCACTCCGGCCCGTAAAAGATAAAGGGCAGCCGTCATTCCTGCCGGGCCGCCCCCTATGACTACGGCGTCATAAGTTTCCATGAATTACAGCGCCTTTTTCTTGATCATTTCCTTAATGCTGCTCTTGGAAACCGCACCGGTGGACTGATCAAGCACTTCGCCGTCCTTGAACAGGATCAAGGTGGGGATGGCGCGAATGCCATACTTGCCCGGCGTAGCGGAGTTTTCGTCAACGTTCATCTTGACGATCTTGATCTGACCCTCGAATTCCTCGGCCAGTTCATCGATAACGGGCCCCATGGCGCGGCAGGGACCGCACCAAGGCGCCCAGAAGTCGATAAGGACCGGGATGTCGCTCTGCAGAACGTCCTGCTCAAAAGTACCGTCGGTAATCTGATTCGCCATGAAATTCTCCTTTTTTTGCTCGGCCGGAGGCCAGCGTATTCTCATGGTCCGGCAAGGCCGGGGCGGCGCCACGCCGCAATTGTTTTCGCAATTTATTTAAAATAGGTCCGCATGTACCCTACTGTCAAGGAGTGCCCGGAATTTTCATGTCCCGTCACCCCTTTGGGGCCGCCCGTTCCCAGTCCAGCGGAACGATACGCCCCCGGGGTATGGCCTCAAGATCGAGTCCATGTCGGCACCCCGCCTTGGCGAGCAGCCAGCCCGCATGGGCGATCATGGCCCCGTTGTCCGTGCACAGGGACAGGCTCGGCAGGGTCAATGCCAACCCATGCCCGTCGGCCACGGTGCGCATGGCCTCGCGGACGCCCGTATTGGCGGCCACCCCTCCAGCCACGATCAGACTCCGGACCGCCCCTACCCGCTTCAATGCGCGTTCCACCTTGATGCGCAGCGTGTCGGCCACGGCCCAGTTGAACGAGGCGCAAACCCGGGCCAGGGCGGCCCGCCGTTCTCCCGGCAGATCGGCCACGGCCTGCGGATCGGCCATGGTTTCAAAAACCAGCTCAGGATGGTCGGCCACATGATTGGCCACGGCGGTCTTGAGTCCGCTGAAACTGAAATCCAAAGTGGGATTGTCGATGTAGGGCCGGGGGAACAGGCCCGTATCCGGCTCTGCCTCCCGTGCCAGATCGTCGATAAATCGTCCGCCGGGATAGGGAAAATTCAGCATCTTGGCGGTCTTGTCAAAGGCCTCCCCGGCGGCGTCGTCCAGCGTCCGGCCGAGCAGTTCGAACTCCGTCGGCGACTGGATCAGGTAGGTATGGGTGTGCCCGCCCGAAACAAGCAGCCCCAGGGCCGGGAAACGAAGCTCCCCTTCCAGCCCCGGCGCGAGCAAGTGCGCCCAGAGATGATTGACCCCGATCAGGTCCGTTCCGGAGGCCAGGCAAAGCCCCTTGGCGAAGCTCACGCCCACCAGCAGACTGCCGAGCAGCCCCGGGCCACGCGCCACCGCCACGCCGTCCAGGTCCTCGGCGCGCAGGCCGGTCGCGTCCATAAGCTGACGATAGAGCCGGGGCAGAACCCGCAGATGCTCCCGGGAGGCGATTTCCGGAACCACGCCGCCAAACAGGGCGTGGGTGTCCACCTGGGTGGCCAGCCGTTCGCCCAGCAAACGGCCGTCCTCCACCAGCGCCACGGCGGTTTCGTCACAGGAGGTCTCGATGCCGAGGATGCGCATCAGCGGTTCTTTTTTCTCCGCGATTCGGATTCATAGATTTCCTGGACGACCCGGACGTCGTTGCGCGAGCCGCAGAAAAAGGGAATGCGCTGGTGCAGATGGTCGGGCTCGATGTCCAAGACCCGGTTATGGCCGTCGATGGCCAGGCCGCCCGCCTGCTCCACGAGAAAGGCCATGGGGTTGCACTCGCAGAGCAGCCGCAGCTTGCCCGAAGGCTTCTTGGGATCACGCAGGTCGGCGGGATACAGGAAGATGCCGCCGTAGAGGAGATTACGGTGGAAATCGGCCACCAGAGAACCGATGTACCGGCCCGAGTATGGCTTGCGCAGGGCGTTCTGAGGCGATTTGAAATAGGCCAGGACCTGCTTGGTATGGCGGTCCCAGTACCGCTCGTATCCCTCGTTGACAGAGTATATCTTGCCCTGTTCCGGGATGCGGATGTTGGGATGCGAAAGCAAAAACTCGCCCACGCTCGGATCCAGGGTGAAGCCATGCACGCCGTCGCCGCAGGTGAAGACCAGCATGGTCGAGGAGCCGTAGAGCACATAGCCGGCGGCTACCTGTTCGCAGCCCTTCTGGAGCACGTCGCTGGACATGAGCGCGGCGGCCGGGTCGCTCTTGCGTTTGAAAATGGAAAAAATGGTCCCGATATTGACGTTGACGTCAATATTCGAAGAGCCGTCCAGGGGGTCGAAGATGATGATGTATTCGCCGCGCGGCAGGGACTCGGGCACCTCGATGATGTCCGCGTTCTCCTCGCTGGCCATGGCGCAGAGCACGCCCGACCGGGCCAGCCGATGGATCAGGATGCGATTGGCGTATTCGTCGAGCTTCTTGACTTCCTCGCCCTGGACGTTGATGTCGCCCGTGAAGCCGAGGATGTCCACCAGCCCCGCCTTGTTCACGGCGCGGCCGATGATCTTGGCGGACAGGACGAGTTCGTTGAAAAGCCGCGTAAATTGGCCGGTTGCTCCCGGCACCATCTTCTGGTGCAGGAGGATGTGCTCGGTGACGGTTACCTGCTGCGGCATCTGTTTACCCTCTCGGTTGTTATGCGCGCTCAAAACGGCCACCAGCTTCCCTCAGCTTTGGGGTCCACGCTCTCTGTGGCGTACACATACTGGTCCTTGCCCACATACCGTGTCAGCCAGGTGTAATATCGGTTGCCCACCTGGACCTGCCCGTGGACCTCGCTCTTGAGGATGTCTTCCCAATCCACGGCCAGCATGGCCTTCTTGTCCACGTCCGCACCCAGGGTCCAGACGTTGTGGCCCGGATGGATGACGATCAGGGCCGTGGGATCCGGGCACAGGCGCAGGAGCGAACGGGGGTCGAAGCCCACACCGATCAGGCCGCCGAACTTGATGTCCTCGAAATAGGGCCGCCCGATGTACATCTCCGGGCCGAGGTCGGAATAGTCCACCACGGTCAACAGGCTGACCTCGCGCCAGACGCCCTCGAAGACCAACGGCTTGCTGATGCGCTTCACCGGCAATTCGGGCTGCATGAAAATGATGGTCCCCTCTTCATCCGTGACCAAAACCCGATCCACCCACGGGAAGCGGGCCATGAGCAGGTCGAGCCAGTCGACGCCGGGCATGGTGTCCGTGTCGTCCACGAAACGGATCAGCGAAGTCAGCGGACCGTCAACCGGGGAGATAAGCTTGGCCAGCTTCTCCTGGTTGGGATTGGTGAATTGATAGCTGTCGGTATCAATGGTCGGCGGCGGATCCACGAAGTCTCGCGTGGTCTGCCAGGTTTCCTTGGTGTATTCGGCGGTGGAATCCCACATACCGCAACCGCCGAGCAATGTCGCGACGGCCAGAATCGTCAAAAATAAATATCGCATATTCCCGCTTTCGTGCATGACCGCTCCGCACCTCGGCGCGGACGTCCATTGCTGGTTTGCCTAACCTTGGACTCGGGCTTCGAATCTGGAAGCCAGGGTTTCGAGGGTGCTGATCAGCCGGTTCTTGGCATGAACGCTGAAGGCGTCCGCTTCCTCGCCCGGCCCGTTGCCGTCCCGGCGGTGCTCCAACTGGACGATTCGGTCGCGCAGTTCGGCGCGCCGCTCGTCGGACACGGTTGATTGCAACAAATCCCGATAGATTTCAAGTGCCCCTTCCACATCGCCCTGAGATGCGAGCAGGTCGGCCATGGTCTTGGTCCGGAAAGATCCCGTGCCGGGCCGGAAGTCGCGGCGCTCGCCGTCGTCGTCATCGTAACGCCGGTCTACCTCTGGCAGCCTGAAGGGCGGCGGGCAGTCCACCGGGGGCGGCAGGGGCGCGCCCACCAGTCGATCGGCCAAGGTGCCGATGCCTTCAAAGACCACGTCGGTCCACTTGATGACATCGCCGGAAAGGTTGGAGGCGACCAGCATCAGGAAGACGGCCAGGTCGCGCTGTTCCGGGGGCAAGCTCCGAGCCCAGCCGCGCCAGAAGGCGGGATAGTCCCGCAACGGGTTGATGACCCGCTCCAACTGCTCGTGGACCTCGGCCTCGCGGTCGAGTTCGGTCAACAGCTCCACCAGGAGCATGCGCGCCTCAAGGTAGTCGGGGTGTCTGTCCAGCCCCTGACGCAACGTCTTGACCGCGTCCTCCGGCTGTCCGTTCTCCACGAAGAGCTTGGCGAGAGGGAAAAAGACCCGGGAACCGGGTTCCAGGGAGAGAACTTCCTGATACCATTCAATTTTCTTGCACATCGACGGCGTCTCCGCGAGGTTGGCCCTTCTCATCCGGGAATATATATAACAGCTCGTCCTTCTTTACGAAATTCATTCTCTCTCGAATGACCTTCTCCTGGTAGGCCTTGTCCGACTTGAGCTTGCGAATCTCCTGGCTCAGGTCCAGACTCCGGGTGTCCACCGCGTCGATCTTCTGTCGCAGAACCTCATACCGGTTCTTCAATTCCAGGTAGGCGAACACCCCCTGGTCGCTCCAGATCAACCGAGTCAACAGAAAAAGGTTGATGCAGACCAGCAGCACCGCGAATATCATTTTGCCGCGCATGGTTACTGTAGCCGACGCTCTGCCCTGGCACGGGGCTTACGGCGCGAGAGCGGTCCCTGCAACTCCCTGAGGAAATTCGACGTTGCCGTCTCGATGCGCTCCACATCCGACTCGCTCAACTCAACCTCGTCGATCCGTTCGAGGAACGACTTGAGCACGACGAATTCGTCCAGGAGGGAGTGGCCGTTTTCCAATTGCTCCAGCTGGGACTCGAGATCGAGAATGGTCTGGAGGCAGTTGGTTATGCGGACAAGATGTTTGACCGAGCTGGAATCCGACATAGGCATCTCTCAGAAATGTTTGTCTCTCTTCGCCTTGTAACCTTTTTTTCGAGATCTTGTACAGTTATGCCATAGCAAAACTAGCATGTTACCCCCCCCCTGTCATCCCTGAATTTCCTTAATCCGAACGAGATGTTGCAAGGCAAACCGCAATGCGGTCCAGGCGGTTCTCGATTTTTTCTAGACTAGTCCGGCGCGACCGATCGGGCCCGCCTTTCGACGCGACCGGCCCGGCCTTCCCGGTCAGCCCTCTTCCGGAGTCCCGATCCACTTCCTGTAGAAATTGTACAGGTAGTGGCCGCCGGAAACCACGGTCAGGATGAGCGCGACGTACAACAGCACAATTCCCGTGGGCCGGGGATCCCAACCAAAGAAGGGATAATGGAAGATCAGCATGCCCACGGCCAGGGCCTGACTCAGGGTCTTGGCCTTGCCCAGCCTGTCCGCGGCGATGACCTCGCCCTGCTCCGCAGCCACGGCGCGCATGCCCGTCACCGCCAACTCGCGGCAGATGATGATGATCACCACCCAGGCGGGCACGCCCCACCCCGGCCCGAGCCTGACCAGCATGATCAGGGCCGAGCCGATGAGCAGCTTGTCGGCCAGGGGGTCGAGGAACTTGCCCAAGTTGGTGATGGCGTTCTGACCCCGGGCGATCTTGCCGTCGAAATAGTCCGTGACGCAGGCCAGGAAATACAGGCCGAAGGCGAAGTAGGAACCAAATTTGAAGCCGAACCACATCTCGAAGTAGAGCAGCAGCACGATGAAAGGCGCCGCCAGGATCCGGGCCATGGTCAGACAGTTGGGAAGATTGAAGACTTTTTTTCTATTCATCGTTCCCGCCTTAGGTATTTGTTGTCGAGGCCGCCTCTAGGCTATTCTGGGCAGCCGCCGCGATCGTGTCCGCCAGTTCGATGAATGCGCGTTTGGCGAAGGATTCGTCTTCCAGAAGGACCACCGGAGTACCCAGGTCCCCCGCCACCACTGTGGCCGGGTCCAGCGGGATGGCGCCGAGGAAGTCCAGGCCGTACTTCTCGGCCAGGGCTTTGCCTCCGCCCTTTTTGAACAGGTCGATGGACTGGTGGCAGTGCGGGCAGATCAGTCCGCTCATGTTCTCCACCACGCCGAGGATCGGGGCCTTGGCGTACTGAAGGAAATTGATGGACTTGCGCACGTCGGACAGAGAAACCTCCTGAGGCGTGGTCACCACCACGGACAGAGCATCCGGGATGGTCTTGAGCACGGTCATGGGCTCATCGCCGGTGCCCGGAGGGGAGTCGACCACCAGAAAATCCAGTTCGCCCCACTGCACGTCGGAGATGAACTGGCGGATGGCCGAGGTTTTCATGGGACCGCGCCAGAGCACGGCCTGATCCGGATCCTTGAGCAGGGACTCCATGGAAACCACGTGGAGATTCTCGTTGTATTCCTTGGGAAGGATCAGGGACCCCCGGTCGATGTCCAGGGTGCCGGAGATGCCCAGCAGGGTCGGGACCGAGGGGCCGTGGATGTCCACGTCCAGCAGGCCGACCTTGTAGCCCTTGGCGGCCAGGGCCGCGGCCACGTTGACCGAAACCGAGCTTTTGCCGACCCCGCCCTTGCCGCTCATGATGAACAGCTTGTACTTGATCTTTTCCAGGGTGGACTTGATCATCTCATCCTGGATTTTCATCTTGGCGCTTGCCTTGCCGTCGCCCCCGCCGCCGCAGGAACCCGAACTGCACTCACTCATATCTTCTTCTCGCTTTATCGCTTTCTCCCGCAAAGGAGACCCTATTTCATTGCGTGCGGTCGGACAACCGCTCCAAAACACACACGGCGAGCACGCCCGCCGCGAACAACCCCAGGGCCAGGACAACGTCCCAACTGAATCCGTCGGGGAAGACGTTCTGCGCGCGCAGCACGTGCATCTTCCCACGAATGACCGTGGATTCCAAGACTTCTTTCCAGGGCCAGACTTTTCGCAACGCCCCGATCATGAACCCGGTCAACACGCTCACCGTGGCGGCGTGCCACCGGGCGAGCAGAAAATGCAACACCCTGGAAAAAAAGACGATGCCCACCACCGCTCCCGCCGCGAAAGTCGAAATGACCACAAAGTTGTCCCACAGGAACGGATTCTTGAGGGTCCGGGTCACGTATTCATACTTACCGAGCATGAGCAGCAGGAAGGCCCCGCTGATGCCCGGCAGGATCATGGCGCAGATGGCGATGGCCCCGCACAGAAAGATGAAAGCCGAGGTTTCCGGCGTGGACACGGGAATCATGCCCACCAGCAGATAGCTGCCCGCCGCCCCCAGCAGGACGAAGCCCAGGTTGATCGCGTTCAGGGGTTTGATTTCCCGCCCAACCACAAAGATGGAAGCCGTGACGAGCCCGAAAAACAGGGACCAGATCTCCACCGGGCGGTTGTTGAGCATGTAGTTCATGACCCCGGCCATGGTCACCACGGCGGTGAGGATGCCGAAGAGCAGACAGGCCAGAAAGCGCAAATGCACCTCGGCCAGCGCACCGGTCAGGTCCAGGCGCAACAGCCGGCGTACGAACAGCACGTCGAAGGATCGGATGGCATCCACCAATTGGGCATAGATGCCGGTGATGAAGGCGATGGTCCCGCCGGATACGCCGGGGATGATGTCCGCCCCGCCCATGCACAGTCCCTTGAGCCAGAGCAGTGCGGCCTCGCGCGGGGTGCGCGGCCCGGGGCTGGCCATGAAGGCCGCCCGGAAGGTCATCCGTCCGTCTCCATCCGCCCTACCAGCCATGGCTGCCCACCAGATCGACAAAGGCCACGCCGCCCCTGTCCTCGCGAGTAACCCGGCCGTCCTTCTTCTCCACCAGGATCAGACTCTGGTTGCGCCGGGACGCACCCACCGGAATGAGCATACGGCCGGGATCGGCCAGTTGGTCCACCAGCGGAGCGGGCACTTCGGGACCGCCCGCCGTGACGATGATCCGGTCGAAGGGCGCTTCGCCGGGCCAGCCCATGGTCCCGTCGTCCAGCTTGAGCTTGACCGAAAACATGCGCATATCCATGAACCGCTTGCGCGCGGCGTGAAAAAGCTTCTTGATGCGCTCCACGGTGTAGACCTCGGCCCCCATCTGGGCCAAAACCGCCGCCTGGTAGCCGGACCCGGTGCCGATTTCGAGCACCTTCATGCCCGGCTCCACCTGCAGAAGCTCCGACATGAGCGCCACTATGTAGGGCTGGGAGATGGTCTGCCCTTCGCCGATGGGCAACGGCCCGTCGCTGTAGGCCTTGTAGGCCAGGGCCTCTTCCACGAACAAATGGCGCGGCAGTTCGCGCATGGCCGCAAGCACGCGCTCGTCCGTCACGCCGCGTGCCTGAATCTGGTCGCGCACCATGCGCTCCCTGAGCCTTACCGGATCAACCATCGTCTCTCCTGGGAATACGGCGTTCCATGAACGAAAACACCTGCGGGATGCTGAACAGATTTTACCCGCCAAGTCAACTCGGGGGCTAAAGAATACCCGGAAAGGGAGCAGAAATCTTGACACATTTCCCGCATTGGCGGAAACTGAGGATAGATTCAGGAGGGCCTATGCTGAAGGTAAGAGATCTCATGTCGTCGCCGGTTTTTTCCCTCAGGGAAAACGACTCGCTGCATAGCGCGCGGGAGCTCATGGACCTGCAGCGCATCCGGCACATTCCCATCGTCACCGTGGACAACGTCTTCACCGGGCTCATCACCCACCGGGACATCCTGTCCGCGACCATCTCCAAGCTGGCGGAACTTGACCCCGAAACCCAGAAGGAGATCGACGCGGGCATCCCCATCCACGAAATCATGCGCGCGGACGTCGTCTCGGTGACGCCCGACATGTCCCTCAAGGAAGCCGCCCGGCTCCTGCTCAACCACAAATACGGCTGTCTGCCCGTGGTTGAAGGCGGCGGTCTGGTCGGCATCGTCACCGAAGCCGACTTCCTGCGCCTGACCATCAACCTCATGGAGGGGCTGGAGCAGGACGACTGACGCCGTCCCGCCGGGATCCGCCTTTTCGCGAAAGCATCGAAAACGGCCCGCCCCCACGCCCTGGATTTTTCCCCTGACACTCCCCTGTCGCGCTTTCGGTGCGGGCTTTTGTCCTTCTTTCCTTGTGTCCGCTCTGGGAGTATTATAGAAATAGTCTAGATTTAATCACATAGGAAGTACCATGAACAACGAGACCAGCCTGAATAAAAAGAAAAGCGGCGGCAAGCTCCCCCTGGGGGGACTGCTCACCATCATCATCCTCTTGGCCCTGTGCGCCGGGGTATTCATGATTTTCCGCGACACTACGCCCCCGGTGGTGACCATCTCGCCCGACGCGGACCAACTGGGCAAGGGATCCGTCTTGACCGTCAAGGTGGACGATGACGGCAGCGGTCTGAAGTCCCTGGAGGTCTACGCCGTCCAAGGCGGCAAACGCACCCCCCTGGTCGCCAAGACCTATCCCGGCGGCATCATGCAGGTCCAGGAGGACATCGTCCTGGATGCCACCCCCCTCGCCGAGGGCGAGTTCTCCATTGAGGCCACGGCCCAGGACGCATCCCTCTATCCCTTCGGCGCGGCGGGCGCGACCAAGGCGGCCAAGACCTACTCCTTGGACCTGACTCCGCCGCGAATCTATGTGGAATCCCCGGTCAACAATCTGAACCAAGGCGGGGCCGGGCTGATGGTCTACGCCCTGAGCGAAGAAGCGGCCAGCACGGGCATCCAGGTGGGCGAGCGGTTCTTCCCGGCCCATCTCCAGCCCGGACATCCCGGCAAGTTCCTCTACTACTGCCTGTTCGCCCACCCCTGGGACGTCTCAGTCAAGGACTTCCAGCCGTTCATCACCGCCTCGGATGCGGCC
The sequence above is drawn from the Desulfovibrio sp. Huiquan2017 genome and encodes:
- a CDS encoding tetratricopeptide repeat protein — encoded protein: MCKKIEWYQEVLSLEPGSRVFFPLAKLFVENGQPEDAVKTLRQGLDRHPDYLEARMLLVELLTELDREAEVHEQLERVINPLRDYPAFWRGWARSLPPEQRDLAVFLMLVASNLSGDVIKWTDVVFEGIGTLADRLVGAPLPPPVDCPPPFRLPEVDRRYDDDDGERRDFRPGTGSFRTKTMADLLASQGDVEGALEIYRDLLQSTVSDERRAELRDRIVQLEHRRDGNGPGEEADAFSVHAKNRLISTLETLASRFEARVQG
- the tsaD gene encoding tRNA (adenosine(37)-N6)-threonylcarbamoyltransferase complex transferase subunit TsaD, with amino-acid sequence MRILGIETSCDETAVALVEDGRLLGERLATQVDTHALFGGVVPEIASREHLRVLPRLYRQLMDATGLRAEDLDGVAVARGPGLLGSLLVGVSFAKGLCLASGTDLIGVNHLWAHLLAPGLEGELRFPALGLLVSGGHTHTYLIQSPTEFELLGRTLDDAAGEAFDKTAKMLNFPYPGGRFIDDLAREAEPDTGLFPRPYIDNPTLDFSFSGLKTAVANHVADHPELVFETMADPQAVADLPGERRAALARVCASFNWAVADTLRIKVERALKRVGAVRSLIVAGGVAANTGVREAMRTVADGHGLALTLPSLSLCTDNGAMIAHAGWLLAKAGCRHGLDLEAIPRGRIVPLDWERAAPKG
- a CDS encoding outer membrane protein assembly factor BamD; this encodes MRRILAPVLMVVLLSLSGCIWIDSYFLPPPEDTAQELYEAGMAAMDEKDYGDAQEYFSKLKDRFPFSPFSLKGELALGDAYFLDEDYVHALDAYKEFEALHPSNENIPYVLYQIANTDVSMFRTIDRRQENIKEGLEYLYRLVETYPKSQYAEAGKKMILKSRRILAEHEIFVADFFWRTDQFGPAWHRYQYVVENFSDIPDLRDYAIKRAEYSYFEYQKTLSEDERARIQGSWKRWLKQWL
- the fbp gene encoding class 1 fructose-bisphosphatase, translating into MPQQVTVTEHILLHQKMVPGATGQFTRLFNELVLSAKIIGRAVNKAGLVDILGFTGDINVQGEEVKKLDEYANRILIHRLARSGVLCAMASEENADIIEVPESLPRGEYIIIFDPLDGSSNIDVNVNIGTIFSIFKRKSDPAAALMSSDVLQKGCEQVAAGYVLYGSSTMLVFTCGDGVHGFTLDPSVGEFLLSHPNIRIPEQGKIYSVNEGYERYWDRHTKQVLAYFKSPQNALRKPYSGRYIGSLVADFHRNLLYGGIFLYPADLRDPKKPSGKLRLLCECNPMAFLVEQAGGLAIDGHNRVLDIEPDHLHQRIPFFCGSRNDVRVVQEIYESESRRKKNR
- a CDS encoding DUF368 domain-containing protein — protein: MAGRADGDGRMTFRAAFMASPGPRTPREAALLWLKGLCMGGADIIPGVSGGTIAFITGIYAQLVDAIRSFDVLFVRRLLRLDLTGALAEVHLRFLACLLFGILTAVVTMAGVMNYMLNNRPVEIWSLFFGLVTASIFVVGREIKPLNAINLGFVLLGAAGSYLLVGMIPVSTPETSAFIFLCGAIAICAMILPGISGAFLLLMLGKYEYVTRTLKNPFLWDNFVVISTFAAGAVVGIVFFSRVLHFLLARWHAATVSVLTGFMIGALRKVWPWKEVLESTVIRGKMHVLRAQNVFPDGFSWDVVLALGLFAAGVLAVCVLERLSDRTQ
- a CDS encoding septum formation initiator family protein, which encodes MRGKMIFAVLLVCINLFLLTRLIWSDQGVFAYLELKNRYEVLRQKIDAVDTRSLDLSQEIRKLKSDKAYQEKVIRERMNFVKKDELLYIFPDEKGQPRGDAVDVQEN
- the trxB gene encoding thioredoxin-disulfide reductase, which produces METYDAVVIGGGPAGMTAALYLLRAGVKTAMVEKLSPGGQVLMTSEIENYPGFPKGLQGWELADKFADHLEDYDLHRINDEVRSIKVGAPWHTVTVGDQEIRGKAVVLATGSRYRKLGVPGEDRLIGRGVSYCALCDGNFFRGRNVAVVGGGNSALEEALYLSRLVNKVYLIHRRQDFRGQVCYQDKCFTNQKIEIIRNTVVEEILGESDVESLALRNVESGEQSRLELDGVFIFIGFEPIIDFVPGDIEMERNGVITDVEMRTNVPGIFAAGDIRAKMCRQVASAVGDGATAATAAFSYLEQLD
- the pgsA gene encoding CDP-diacylglycerol--glycerol-3-phosphate 3-phosphatidyltransferase, whose product is MNRKKVFNLPNCLTMARILAAPFIVLLLYFEMWFGFKFGSYFAFGLYFLACVTDYFDGKIARGQNAITNLGKFLDPLADKLLIGSALIMLVRLGPGWGVPAWVVIIIICRELAVTGMRAVAAEQGEVIAADRLGKAKTLSQALAVGMLIFHYPFFGWDPRPTGIVLLYVALILTVVSGGHYLYNFYRKWIGTPEEG
- a CDS encoding Mrp/NBP35 family ATP-binding protein, encoding MSECSSGSCGGGGDGKASAKMKIQDEMIKSTLEKIKYKLFIMSGKGGVGKSSVSVNVAAALAAKGYKVGLLDVDIHGPSVPTLLGISGTLDIDRGSLILPKEYNENLHVVSMESLLKDPDQAVLWRGPMKTSAIRQFISDVQWGELDFLVVDSPPGTGDEPMTVLKTIPDALSVVVTTPQEVSLSDVRKSINFLQYAKAPILGVVENMSGLICPHCHQSIDLFKKGGGKALAEKYGLDFLGAIPLDPATVVAGDLGTPVVLLEDESFAKRAFIELADTIAAAAQNSLEAASTTNT
- the trxA gene encoding thioredoxin produces the protein MANQITDGTFEQDVLQSDIPVLIDFWAPWCGPCRAMGPVIDELAEEFEGQIKIVKMNVDENSATPGKYGIRAIPTLILFKDGEVLDQSTGAVSKSSIKEMIKKKAL